The Tumebacillus sp. BK434 genome has a segment encoding these proteins:
- the bioA gene encoding adenosylmethionine--8-amino-7-oxononanoate transaminase: MNGHQQTGSYQALSEKSKKYLWNPFTQMQGYNEDQPLIIESAQGVKLRDVTGREYYDGVSSVWLNVHGHNVPELNAAITEQLGKIAHSTLLGMANVPAIELAEQLVGIAPPGLAKVFYSDSGATSVEIAIKMAFQYWQHKGKPEKRSFLTMNNAYHGDTIGAVSVGAIDIYHKAYASLLFPSYRVDYPYCYRCPLGQELPHCAFACLDQVERLLQEKGPEIAAFLIEPVVQGASGIITMPEGFLKRLRELCTAYEVLMICDEVATGFGRTGKMFACEHDGVTPDLMCVAKGLTGGYLPVAATLATDEIYDAFLGGYEEKKTFFHGHSYTGNQLGCAVALANLELFRERGLVEDVARKSEHLAARLAPLRERMHVGDIRQRGLMAGIELVKDKATKAEYDWSDKIGLVVSRRACELGMILRPLGNVVVFMPPLASTLEELDEMIDILLQAILEVTEAGVKVRAELLPHGL; encoded by the coding sequence GTGAACGGCCACCAACAGACAGGCAGTTATCAAGCGCTCAGCGAGAAGAGCAAAAAGTATCTCTGGAACCCGTTTACGCAAATGCAGGGCTACAACGAAGACCAGCCTTTGATCATCGAGTCGGCGCAAGGCGTTAAGCTGCGCGACGTGACCGGGCGCGAGTACTATGACGGCGTATCGTCAGTCTGGCTCAACGTCCACGGGCACAACGTGCCGGAACTAAATGCGGCGATCACCGAACAGCTTGGCAAGATCGCTCACTCCACCTTGCTCGGTATGGCCAACGTGCCGGCGATCGAACTGGCGGAGCAGTTGGTGGGGATCGCGCCGCCGGGCTTGGCGAAAGTGTTTTACTCCGACTCCGGCGCCACGTCGGTCGAGATCGCGATCAAGATGGCGTTTCAATATTGGCAGCACAAAGGCAAGCCGGAAAAGCGCTCGTTCCTCACGATGAACAACGCCTACCACGGGGATACGATCGGCGCGGTGTCGGTCGGGGCGATCGACATCTACCACAAAGCGTACGCCAGCCTGCTCTTCCCCTCGTACCGCGTCGACTATCCCTACTGTTACCGCTGTCCGCTCGGTCAAGAGCTGCCGCACTGCGCCTTCGCCTGCCTCGATCAGGTAGAACGGCTGCTGCAGGAAAAAGGGCCGGAGATCGCCGCCTTTCTCATCGAGCCGGTCGTGCAGGGGGCAAGCGGGATCATCACCATGCCGGAGGGATTTCTCAAGCGGCTGCGCGAGCTGTGCACCGCGTATGAGGTGCTGATGATCTGCGACGAAGTGGCGACCGGATTCGGCCGCACCGGCAAGATGTTCGCCTGTGAGCATGACGGGGTCACGCCCGACCTGATGTGTGTCGCCAAAGGGCTGACCGGCGGCTATCTGCCCGTTGCGGCGACGCTGGCCACCGATGAGATCTACGACGCGTTTCTCGGCGGCTACGAGGAGAAGAAAACGTTTTTCCACGGCCATTCCTACACCGGCAACCAGCTCGGCTGTGCGGTGGCGCTGGCCAACCTCGAGCTGTTCCGCGAGCGCGGCTTGGTGGAGGATGTCGCCCGCAAGTCCGAACATCTCGCCGCCCGTCTCGCGCCGCTGCGCGAGCGTATGCATGTTGGCGACATCCGCCAGCGCGGGTTGATGGCCGGCATCGAGCTGGTCAAAGACAAAGCGACGAAAGCCGAATACGACTGGTCGGACAAAATCGGCCTGGTCGTCTCCCGCCGCGCCTGCGAACTGGGCATGATCCTCCGTCCGCTCGGCAATGTCGTCGTGTTTATGCCGCCGCTCGCATCGACGCTCGAGGAACTTGACGAGATGATCGACATTTTGCTGCAAGCGATCCTCGAGGTGACGGAAGCGGGAGTCAAAGTGCGCGCGGAGCTGCTGCCGCATGGACTTTAA
- a CDS encoding 6-carboxyhexanoate--CoA ligase — protein MDDYYSVRMRAADGGAHEAGGRHISGGERLVCKEELEAAVQTLLRRAMTHELGQPDFVNLTVEKVARADIGQLEALPISQRVAHSVAEGHAAAVELLVQAGVALSAAQKGVALLVQGPAPDGGVMRGAVVMDADTGARLERDPGRGVRVAQHDWAPDALARWKRRVEPLGLDQVRVAEALALATKVAAQAGTVAELCWSDDPGYVGGYVAAATIGYVRIAQLKEPGSPLGGRVFFVRGVRNVQDYEAVLAVPVLIEDATAERGVW, from the coding sequence CAGCGTGCGGATGCGGGCGGCAGACGGCGGCGCGCACGAAGCGGGCGGACGGCATATCTCCGGCGGCGAACGGCTGGTCTGCAAGGAGGAACTGGAGGCGGCGGTGCAAACGCTGCTCCGGCGGGCGATGACGCATGAGCTGGGCCAGCCCGATTTTGTCAATCTGACGGTGGAAAAAGTCGCCCGGGCAGACATCGGGCAGTTGGAGGCGCTCCCGATTTCGCAGCGGGTAGCGCACAGCGTTGCGGAAGGTCACGCCGCAGCGGTCGAACTGCTCGTGCAGGCCGGAGTGGCGCTGTCTGCCGCGCAAAAAGGCGTTGCGCTGCTCGTGCAAGGCCCGGCGCCGGACGGCGGCGTGATGCGCGGTGCTGTCGTGATGGACGCCGACACGGGCGCGCGCCTGGAGCGTGATCCGGGGCGTGGCGTGCGCGTGGCCCAGCACGACTGGGCGCCTGATGCGCTGGCCCGCTGGAAGCGGCGCGTGGAGCCGCTTGGCCTCGATCAGGTGCGGGTCGCCGAAGCGCTGGCGCTGGCGACCAAAGTCGCAGCGCAGGCTGGCACCGTCGCCGAGCTCTGCTGGTCGGACGATCCCGGCTATGTCGGCGGCTATGTGGCAGCCGCAACCATCGGCTACGTGCGGATTGCACAGCTCAAAGAGCCGGGCAGCCCGCTCGGCGGACGGGTCTTTTTCGTTCGCGGTGTTCGGAATGTTCAGGATTACGAAGCGGTGCTGGCAGTGCCGGTGCTGATTGAAGACGCGACAGCAGAAAGGGGCGTGTGGTAG
- the bioF gene encoding 8-amino-7-oxononanoate synthase produces the protein MDFKQELEQLQAQGLQRRLRRMDSAASRTVTVEGRTLLMCASNNYLGLADDPRLAQAAIDAVREYGTGSSGSRLTTGNTALHERLEAELAAFKGTEAALLFNTGYMANLAALSALTGAGDLILSDRLNHASLIDGARLSRAEVQIYEHGDLDDLERKLAVARNKHRRVLIATDGVFSMEGDIAPLPGICDLAEAYGAEVLVDDAHATGVLGANGAGTVDHFGLRGRVAVQMGTLSKALGAEGGYLAGSRSLIDFLLNRARPFIFSTAQSPAVIGAALQALQLVRQEPERRQHVRQLADRLRSALRQAGFRVLPGETPILGVVIGEAEAAVRFARRLEAAGIFAPAIRPPTVPAGTSRIRLTLTARHTEADCAAILSAFHQARAEERKELLSCQSLSPRPTPGSEKL, from the coding sequence ATGGACTTTAAGCAGGAGTTGGAGCAACTGCAGGCACAAGGCCTGCAGCGCCGCCTGCGCCGGATGGACTCGGCTGCTTCGCGCACGGTGACCGTCGAGGGGCGGACGCTGCTCATGTGCGCCTCGAACAATTATCTCGGGCTCGCCGACGACCCTCGTCTGGCGCAGGCGGCGATCGACGCGGTGCGGGAGTACGGCACCGGGAGCTCCGGCTCGCGGCTGACGACCGGCAACACCGCGCTGCACGAGCGGCTGGAAGCGGAGCTCGCCGCGTTCAAAGGCACGGAAGCAGCGCTGTTGTTCAACACAGGCTACATGGCCAACCTCGCCGCGCTGTCAGCACTGACCGGCGCGGGCGATCTGATTCTCAGCGACCGCCTCAACCATGCCTCGCTGATCGACGGTGCGCGCCTGTCCCGCGCCGAGGTGCAGATCTATGAGCACGGCGACCTCGACGATCTGGAACGAAAATTGGCCGTGGCGCGAAACAAGCACCGCCGCGTGTTGATCGCCACCGACGGCGTGTTTTCGATGGAGGGTGACATCGCGCCACTGCCTGGCATCTGCGATTTGGCGGAAGCGTATGGCGCGGAGGTGCTGGTCGACGACGCACACGCCACCGGGGTGCTCGGCGCAAATGGCGCTGGCACGGTCGACCATTTCGGCCTGCGCGGGCGGGTCGCCGTGCAGATGGGCACTCTGTCGAAAGCGCTGGGTGCGGAAGGGGGTTATCTGGCTGGCAGCCGCAGCCTGATTGACTTTTTGCTGAACCGGGCGCGTCCGTTCATCTTCTCGACGGCGCAAAGTCCTGCAGTGATCGGGGCAGCTCTTCAGGCGCTGCAGCTGGTGCGGCAGGAGCCGGAGCGCCGACAGCACGTCCGGCAGCTTGCCGATCGTCTGCGCAGCGCACTCCGCCAAGCGGGCTTTCGCGTTCTGCCGGGGGAAACGCCGATCCTTGGTGTGGTGATCGGGGAAGCGGAAGCGGCGGTACGGTTCGCCCGGCGGCTGGAGGCGGCGGGCATTTTCGCACCGGCGATCCGCCCGCCGACCGTGCCGGCCGGAACGTCGCGCATCCGGCTGACTTTGACTGCCCGCCACACCGAAGCGGACTGCGCGGCGATCCTGTCGGCGTTTCACCAGGCGCGCGCAGAAGAAAGGAAGGAGTTGCTGTCATGTCAGTCTTTATCACCTCGACCGACACCGGGGTCGGAAAAACTCTGA